Proteins from a genomic interval of Psychrobacter urativorans:
- a CDS encoding FUSC family protein, whose product MKRTLWRRLTAPIIEPYARYQHADVLHAIRLGVAVLTALLLNRITHLPHGEWTTITVFVILGLLQYQGAIYTKAKERILGTVFGVAVGLAFLWLSQDIDTWLWLYYVLIGVISGFIGYVAVKQLGYIGLLTGITMLMIVSSPNHDNIAQDGLYRAFNILLGAGIAVAATLILPLKSTLMWRFLLASNLDACSNLYAGVGHHIDAETLIDKPFQYVEVDTVSSVIYPTSHAVPDVPVDKALSKALQDINKRLLAVRPHIAATASETGLDKDTIETIQRAHRNIIGTIDLLLTAAPRLATIEIDADNRILLIHYQHELTQAMQHMAAVLRSPSDEVFRPITRIAVSDYPSVQHLAFEWQGYFWLTKTLQAQLQQLSDLLQMTKPRWFSASGVRYQRREQRRIVEHGGETDLDL is encoded by the coding sequence GTGAAACGAACGCTTTGGCGACGATTGACCGCTCCAATTATTGAGCCTTATGCACGCTATCAGCATGCGGATGTTTTGCACGCCATACGTTTAGGGGTGGCAGTATTGACGGCATTGTTGCTGAATAGAATCACGCATTTGCCACATGGGGAATGGACGACCATTACCGTTTTTGTGATATTAGGTTTATTGCAATATCAAGGGGCTATTTATACCAAGGCGAAAGAGCGGATATTGGGTACAGTGTTTGGTGTGGCGGTTGGCTTAGCATTTTTATGGTTAAGCCAAGATATCGATACCTGGTTGTGGTTATATTATGTGTTGATTGGTGTGATTAGCGGTTTTATTGGTTATGTGGCGGTCAAGCAGCTGGGCTATATTGGGCTATTAACCGGTATCACTATGCTAATGATAGTGTCCAGCCCAAATCACGATAATATTGCTCAAGATGGGCTGTATCGGGCGTTTAATATTTTGCTTGGGGCTGGTATTGCTGTTGCAGCGACGTTGATTTTACCGCTCAAATCAACCTTGATGTGGCGATTTTTATTGGCAAGTAATCTTGATGCCTGTAGTAATCTCTATGCAGGTGTTGGTCATCATATCGATGCAGAAACTCTAATAGACAAGCCTTTTCAGTATGTCGAAGTGGACACGGTATCGAGTGTCATTTATCCTACCAGTCATGCTGTTCCTGATGTACCAGTGGATAAAGCTTTATCAAAAGCGCTACAGGACATTAATAAGCGTCTGCTTGCGGTGCGTCCACATATTGCCGCGACAGCAAGCGAGACAGGGCTAGATAAAGACACCATCGAGACCATTCAGCGTGCGCATCGCAATATTATTGGCACCATTGATTTATTATTAACCGCAGCACCGCGCTTGGCGACTATCGAGATTGATGCGGATAATCGTATTTTACTCATTCATTACCAGCATGAGCTGACCCAAGCGATGCAGCATATGGCAGCCGTGCTGCGCAGTCCTAGCGATGAGGTGTTTCGCCCGATTACCCGTATTGCCGTCTCAGATTATCCAAGCGTGCAACATTTAGCGTTTGAATGGCAGGGTTATTTTTGGCTAACAAAAACTCTACAAGCACAATTACAGCAACTGAGTGATTTATTACAAATGACCAAGCCGCGCTGGTTTTCCGCCTCTGGTGTTCGTTACCAGCGCCGTGAACAGCGCCGCATCGTAGAGCATGGCGGTGAGACCGATTTAGATTTATAG